The following proteins are co-located in the Siansivirga zeaxanthinifaciens CC-SAMT-1 genome:
- a CDS encoding OmpA/MotB family protein yields the protein MKKILLLSAAAMLVLSSCVSKKQFTDLEAKYKDTQDLLNSATVKLNACLEDRAAATARATALQDQVADLRKSNDNLQILSAKGASNVEKTLESIKEKDLKITRLQDALTKKDSVTLALVTSLKREVGINDPDIEVNVEKGVVFISIADKLLFQSGSYNVTTRAREVLAKVAKVVNSKPDFECMVEGHTDNVPYRKEPLLDNWDLSVKRSTSIIRVLEDLNVNPAQLIAAGRSSYVPLVDNNTAENRAKNRRTRIVVLPKIDQFYDMIEKEMKNLEAGK from the coding sequence ATGAAAAAAATTCTATTACTTAGTGCAGCTGCCATGTTGGTATTAAGTTCATGTGTATCGAAAAAACAATTCACAGATCTTGAAGCAAAATATAAAGACACTCAAGATTTATTAAATTCTGCAACTGTTAAGTTAAATGCTTGTTTAGAAGACAGAGCCGCTGCAACTGCAAGAGCGACAGCTTTACAAGATCAAGTAGCAGATTTAAGAAAAAGCAACGATAATTTACAAATTTTATCTGCTAAAGGTGCCTCAAATGTTGAGAAAACCTTAGAAAGCATTAAAGAAAAAGATCTAAAAATTACACGTTTACAAGATGCGCTTACTAAAAAAGACAGTGTTACTTTAGCTTTAGTTACAAGCTTAAAACGTGAAGTGGGTATTAACGATCCAGATATCGAAGTAAATGTTGAAAAAGGTGTTGTATTTATATCTATTGCAGATAAATTATTATTTCAAAGTGGAAGCTACAACGTAACAACTAGAGCTAGAGAAGTTTTAGCTAAAGTGGCTAAAGTTGTAAACAGTAAACCAGATTTTGAATGTATGGTTGAAGGACATACAGATAATGTACCATATAGAAAAGAGCCTTTATTAGACAACTGGGATTTAAGTGTTAAACGTTCTACTTCTATTATTAGAGTTTTAGAAGATTTAAACGTAAATCCAGCACAATTAATTGCTGCAGGACGTAGTTCTTATGTGCCTTTAGTTGATAATAACACCGCTGAAAATAGAGCTAAAAACAGACGTACTCGTATTGTTGTGTTACCTAAAATTGATCAGTTTTACGACATGATTGAAAAGGAAATGAAAAATTTAGAAGCAGGTAAATAA
- a CDS encoding type I restriction enzyme HsdR N-terminal domain-containing protein encodes MQKLNFPTYPFRFKNSENKVSIFDCIRKKFVILQPEEWVRQHCVLFLINEKGYPKSLINIEKELIVNDLKKRYDIVVFNPNGSIHLIVECKAPSVIINQSTFDQIAQYNRVLMADYLMVTNGLNHYYCKMNFEKECYDFLREIPNYNS; translated from the coding sequence GTGCAAAAATTAAACTTTCCCACATACCCGTTCCGATTCAAAAATAGCGAAAATAAAGTATCTATTTTTGATTGTATTCGCAAAAAATTTGTGATTTTACAACCCGAAGAATGGGTAAGGCAGCACTGTGTATTGTTTTTAATAAATGAAAAAGGATATCCAAAATCGTTAATAAACATTGAAAAAGAACTCATTGTTAACGATTTAAAAAAGCGTTATGATATTGTTGTGTTTAATCCCAATGGAAGTATTCATTTAATTGTAGAATGTAAAGCACCATCGGTAATTATAAATCAATCTACTTTCGACCAAATAGCTCAATACAATCGCGTTTTAATGGCCGATTATTTAATGGTTACAAATGGTTTAAATCATTATTATTGTAAAATGAATTTCGAAAAAGAATGCTACGATTTTTTACGAGAAATACCAAACTATAACTCATGA
- a CDS encoding DUF3822 family protein encodes MDLTTNTTNNKSNKELSIQISLSGLSFCILDREQNTILQTKSFDFDRKFNTIEILDYLKHILATENDLKTGYNNVTVVHDNDISTLVPKPLFNEDCLADYLKFNSKILKSDFIAFDQIQINDSVNVYVPYVNINNLIFDTFGTFTYKHVSTILIEEILQLEKNSEHPKVYVNVNRKHFEIICVDKGKLKLYNTFEYHTKEDFIYYILFTTEQLGLNPESFQLVLLGNIIEDSSLYKIAYKYIRNVSFGNRNETYHFAQTQGFHHTNFTLIKSF; translated from the coding sequence ATGGATCTAACGACTAACACAACTAACAATAAAAGTAATAAAGAACTGTCCATTCAAATAAGTTTGAGTGGACTTTCTTTTTGTATCTTAGATAGAGAACAAAATACCATTCTACAAACTAAGTCTTTCGATTTTGATAGAAAATTTAATACTATCGAAATCTTAGATTACTTAAAACATATACTTGCCACAGAAAACGATTTAAAAACTGGTTATAATAATGTTACCGTAGTTCACGATAATGATATATCGACACTGGTACCTAAACCGCTTTTTAACGAAGATTGTCTTGCCGATTATTTAAAGTTTAATTCTAAAATTTTAAAATCCGATTTTATTGCTTTCGATCAAATTCAAATAAACGACTCGGTAAATGTTTATGTGCCTTATGTTAACATTAATAATTTAATTTTTGACACCTTCGGCACTTTTACCTATAAGCATGTTTCAACCATTTTAATTGAAGAAATTTTACAATTGGAGAAAAACTCTGAACATCCAAAAGTATATGTAAACGTAAACCGAAAACATTTTGAAATTATTTGTGTTGATAAAGGAAAGTTAAAACTATACAATACTTTCGAGTATCATACCAAGGAAGATTTTATTTATTATATTCTTTTTACTACCGAACAATTGGGCTTAAATCCCGAATCTTTTCAATTAGTTTTATTAGGAAATATAATTGAAGACAGCAGTTTATATAAAATAGCCTATAAATATATTAGAAATGTAAGTTTTGGGAATAGAAATGAAACCTATCATTTTGCACAAACCCAAGGATTTCATCATACTAATTTCACTTTAATAAAAAGCTTTTAA
- the rsmD gene encoding 16S rRNA (guanine(966)-N(2))-methyltransferase RsmD, which produces MRIISGIHKGRKILAPKNLPVRPTTDMAKESLFNILGNSFYFDAISVLDLFSGTGNISYEFASRGTSNITCVDQDFGCIKFIKQTASALNLPLQTIKSDVFKFLEKTTLQCDIIFADPPYNFTEEDFSKIPELVFKNNLLLEEGLLIVEHSKHTNLSNLENYSHSKSYGGNMFSFFEN; this is translated from the coding sequence ATGCGTATTATCTCTGGAATACATAAGGGAAGAAAAATTTTAGCACCAAAAAATTTACCCGTAAGACCCACGACCGATATGGCTAAAGAATCTCTTTTCAATATATTGGGAAATAGTTTTTATTTTGATGCCATTTCTGTACTTGATTTATTCTCTGGAACCGGTAATATTAGTTACGAATTTGCATCAAGAGGCACCAGTAATATAACATGTGTCGATCAAGATTTTGGATGTATCAAGTTTATTAAACAAACCGCAAGTGCTTTAAACTTACCTTTGCAAACCATTAAAAGCGATGTTTTTAAATTTTTAGAAAAAACTACCCTACAGTGTGATATAATTTTTGCAGATCCGCCTTACAATTTTACAGAAGAAGACTTCTCAAAAATCCCAGAACTGGTATTTAAAAATAATCTGTTATTAGAAGAAGGGCTTTTAATTGTAGAGCATTCCAAACATACCAACCTATCAAATTTGGAGAATTACAGTCATTCAAAAAGTTATGGTGGTAATATGTTTAGCTTTTTCGAAAATTAA
- a CDS encoding DUF4126 domain-containing protein, with product MNFETIISICLGIGLSASVGFRVFLPLFALSLASYFNVWELNASWQWVGSTTAVIVLGVATIVEIFAYFIPYVDNLLDSMAVPLAALAGTAVMLSTVSELSPVITWALAIIAGGGTAAAISGTTSTTRLASTTTTGGITNPIVSTIETGTATLMSVISIFLPLLAIALVIIMVFVIFKLYKKFRTRKVKNI from the coding sequence ATGAATTTTGAAACCATAATTAGTATTTGTTTAGGCATTGGTCTATCTGCTTCGGTAGGGTTTAGGGTGTTTTTACCTCTTTTTGCTTTAAGTTTAGCCTCTTATTTTAACGTTTGGGAACTAAATGCTTCTTGGCAATGGGTCGGTAGCACCACGGCAGTAATTGTTTTAGGTGTTGCAACAATCGTAGAAATTTTTGCTTATTTTATTCCTTATGTCGATAATTTATTAGATAGTATGGCAGTTCCACTTGCAGCTTTAGCAGGAACCGCAGTGATGCTCTCTACGGTTTCAGAGTTAAGTCCTGTTATAACCTGGGCGCTTGCCATTATTGCAGGTGGTGGCACAGCTGCAGCCATTTCGGGCACAACCAGTACAACCAGATTAGCATCAACCACAACCACCGGAGGCATTACAAACCCTATAGTTTCAACCATAGAAACAGGCACCGCTACTTTAATGTCTGTAATATCCATATTTTTACCTTTGTTAGCTATCGCCTTAGTAATTATAATGGTATTTGTAATTTTTAAACTTTACAAAAAGTTTAGAACTCGTAAAGTCAAAAACATCTAA
- a CDS encoding iron-containing alcohol dehydrogenase family protein: MSYKNFPMVPRVVFGRGSFNQLNEILAPKRLNINAPFIYLIDDVFKGNEWLTSRISLSYDDRIIFISADEEPKTSQVDALVEDIILTTKERPSGIIGIGGGTLLDLAKAVSIMLTNEGETKDYQGWDLVKNPAIYHVGIPTISGTGAEVSRTTVLTGPEKKLGINSDYTPFDQVILDSELTKDVSKDQWFYTGMDCYIHCIESLSGTYLNAFSQSYGEKAFDLCKEIFLDDSLSEIESQEKLMMASWHGGMSIAYSQVGVAHAMSYGLAYLLGTKHGIGNCIVFDHLEEFYPEGVKLFKEMKAKHNIELPKGICADLSDEEFDIMINISLGLKPLWENVLGKKWEKTITPAKLKSLYKKM, from the coding sequence ATGAGCTATAAAAACTTTCCAATGGTGCCAAGAGTTGTTTTTGGCAGAGGTAGTTTCAATCAGTTAAATGAGATTTTAGCCCCAAAACGTTTAAATATAAATGCCCCATTTATATATTTAATTGATGATGTATTTAAAGGAAACGAGTGGCTAACTTCAAGAATTTCATTATCGTATGACGATAGAATAATTTTTATTTCTGCAGATGAAGAACCAAAAACATCACAAGTTGATGCCTTGGTTGAAGATATTATTCTAACTACAAAAGAACGTCCTTCAGGTATTATAGGTATAGGTGGTGGTACTTTGTTAGATTTAGCAAAGGCTGTATCTATTATGCTAACAAACGAAGGCGAAACAAAAGATTACCAGGGTTGGGATTTAGTTAAAAATCCTGCAATATACCATGTTGGTATTCCAACCATTTCTGGAACTGGGGCAGAAGTTTCACGTACAACGGTTTTAACTGGTCCAGAAAAAAAGTTGGGTATTAATTCAGATTACACACCTTTCGATCAAGTTATTTTAGATTCAGAATTAACTAAAGATGTTTCAAAAGACCAATGGTTTTACACGGGTATGGATTGTTATATTCATTGTATAGAATCTTTAAGTGGTACATATCTAAACGCTTTTAGTCAGAGTTATGGTGAAAAAGCATTCGATTTGTGTAAAGAAATATTTTTAGATGATTCCTTATCTGAAATAGAATCTCAAGAAAAATTAATGATGGCGTCTTGGCATGGCGGCATGAGTATTGCTTATTCGCAAGTGGGTGTAGCCCATGCTATGAGTTATGGGTTAGCCTATTTATTGGGAACCAAACACGGCATTGGAAATTGTATTGTTTTCGATCATTTAGAAGAGTTCTACCCGGAAGGTGTTAAGCTTTTTAAAGAGATGAAAGCTAAACATAATATTGAGTTACCAAAAGGTATTTGTGCCGATTTAAGCGATGAAGAATTTGATATTATGATTAATATATCGTTAGGCCTTAAACCCTTATGGGAAAATGTATTAGGTAAAAAATGGGAAAAAACAATTACACCTGCTAAGCTAAAGTCGCTTTATAAAAAAATGTAA
- the kdsB gene encoding 3-deoxy-manno-octulosonate cytidylyltransferase has translation MKIISMIPARYSASRFPGKLMQDLGGKPVILRTYEATVATNLFDDVFVVTDSDIIYNEIVNNGGKAIMSKKEHECGSDRIAEAVEFMDVDIVINVQGDEPFTDTESLTKLIDVFKDDHDKTIDLASLMVHITDEEEIKNPNTVKVIVDQSSFALYFSRSPIPYPRDKNVGVRYFKHKGVYAFRKEAILDFYRLPMLTLEASEKIECIRYLEYGKRIKMVETHVEGVEIDTPEDLERAKKQWK, from the coding sequence ATGAAAATAATTTCAATGATACCTGCACGATACAGTGCAAGTCGTTTTCCTGGTAAACTCATGCAAGATTTGGGTGGTAAACCCGTGATTCTTCGTACTTACGAGGCTACCGTTGCAACAAATTTGTTCGATGATGTTTTTGTAGTAACCGATAGCGATATTATTTACAACGAAATTGTGAATAATGGCGGTAAGGCCATAATGAGTAAAAAGGAACATGAATGTGGAAGCGATCGTATTGCCGAAGCTGTGGAATTTATGGACGTAGACATCGTAATTAATGTTCAAGGCGACGAACCTTTTACAGATACCGAATCGCTCACTAAATTAATTGATGTTTTTAAAGACGATCATGATAAAACGATTGATCTTGCATCATTAATGGTTCATATTACAGATGAAGAAGAAATAAAAAACCCAAATACGGTAAAAGTTATTGTCGACCAATCGAGTTTTGCTTTATATTTTTCACGCAGCCCCATTCCATATCCACGAGATAAAAATGTAGGCGTACGTTATTTCAAGCATAAAGGGGTTTATGCATTTAGAAAAGAAGCTATTCTAGATTTTTACAGGTTACCCATGTTAACTTTAGAGGCTTCAGAGAAAATTGAATGTATTCGTTATTTAGAATATGGCAAACGTATAAAAATGGTCGAAACACATGTAGAAGGTGTAGAAATTGATACCCCTGAAGATTTGGAACGCGCCAAAAAACAATGGAAATAA
- a CDS encoding glycosyltransferase family 2 protein gives MNIAIVILNWNGKTLLETFLPSVIKYSKEAEIYVADNASTDDSISFLNSRYPKINIIQNNENGGYAKGYNDALKFVKEDIICLLNSDVEVTEHWLKPIIDAFETEPETAIIQPKILDFNKRDHFEYAGAAGGFIDKYGYPFCRGRIFNTIEKDHGQYNDDTSIFWASGACLFIRNDVFKSLEGFDESFFAHMEEIDLCWRAKNLGFNIKYIANSMVYHVGGATLNNTNPKKTYLNFRNSLYTLTKNASGNLFSIILIRLVLDGITGMKFIFELKPKHFFAILYAHFSYYKSLKTLLIQREKNIHEIKYFNRTSIVMDYFVNKKDTYSRL, from the coding sequence ATGAATATAGCCATTGTAATATTAAACTGGAATGGTAAAACGCTTTTAGAAACTTTTCTTCCTTCGGTAATAAAATATTCAAAGGAAGCAGAAATTTATGTAGCCGATAATGCCTCTACTGATGATTCCATTAGTTTTTTAAATTCTAGGTATCCCAAAATAAACATCATACAAAACAACGAAAATGGTGGCTATGCTAAAGGTTACAATGATGCTTTAAAGTTTGTAAAAGAAGATATTATTTGTTTATTAAATAGCGACGTAGAAGTTACAGAACATTGGTTAAAACCAATTATTGATGCGTTTGAAACAGAACCAGAAACAGCCATCATTCAACCAAAAATTTTAGATTTCAATAAAAGAGATCATTTTGAATATGCCGGAGCAGCTGGCGGATTTATTGATAAATATGGCTATCCTTTTTGTCGTGGTAGAATTTTTAATACCATTGAAAAAGACCACGGGCAATATAATGACGATACATCTATTTTCTGGGCTTCGGGTGCCTGCCTGTTTATTAGAAATGATGTTTTTAAATCTTTAGAAGGTTTCGATGAATCCTTTTTTGCACATATGGAAGAAATTGATTTATGTTGGCGCGCTAAAAATTTAGGATTTAACATTAAATATATAGCTAATTCAATGGTTTATCATGTTGGAGGTGCTACCTTAAATAATACCAATCCTAAAAAAACCTATTTAAATTTTAGAAACAGTTTATATACGTTAACAAAAAATGCTTCAGGAAATTTATTTTCAATTATATTGATTAGGCTTGTCTTAGATGGAATCACTGGAATGAAATTTATTTTCGAACTGAAACCGAAGCATTTTTTCGCAATTCTCTATGCCCATTTTAGTTATTACAAATCTTTAAAAACCTTATTGATTCAAAGAGAAAAAAACATTCACGAAATTAAATATTTTAATAGAACATCTATTGTAATGGATTATTTCGTAAATAAAAAAGACACCTACAGTAGGTTATAG
- a CDS encoding ATP-dependent DNA helicase, which yields MTPQEFYSLIKQQFPFQPTLKQNVVLQQLSEFIISNSPNAIYLLKGYAGTGKTTIIGTIVSNLWKVKMSSVLMAPTGRAAKVISNYSGKEAFTIHKKIYFPKKEKSGGVKFVLQPNKHKNTIFIVDEASMISDAVGDSKLFENGSLLDDLMQYVYSGHKCKLLLIGDTAQLPPVKLDLSPALNENTLALNYNKEVTVMELDEVMRQAENSGILINATTLRESLSNNIYDYFKFDLHGFKDIVRLVDGYEIMDAINDAYSSLGNEETAIIVRSNKRANLYNQNIRNRILFNESELSSGDYLMVVKNNYFWVKPTSEAGFIANGDIIEVLEIFSIKELYGFKFAEVKIRMVDYPKMQPFETVLLLDTIEAETPSLSYEDSNRLYQEVMKDFENESSNYKKFLKVKNSNFFNALQVKFSYAITCHKSQGGQWSTVFVEQPYLPNGIDKDYLRWLYTAVTRAKEKLYLIGFKNDSFEE from the coding sequence ATGACCCCTCAAGAATTTTATTCCCTTATAAAACAGCAGTTTCCGTTTCAACCTACCCTAAAACAAAATGTTGTATTGCAACAATTATCTGAATTTATTATTAGTAATTCACCAAATGCAATCTATTTATTAAAAGGTTATGCAGGAACCGGAAAAACCACTATAATAGGGACTATTGTGTCTAATTTATGGAAAGTAAAAATGAGTTCTGTGCTTATGGCACCCACAGGTAGAGCTGCTAAAGTAATTTCAAATTATTCAGGAAAAGAGGCCTTTACTATACATAAAAAAATATACTTTCCTAAAAAAGAGAAATCTGGCGGTGTAAAGTTTGTGTTGCAGCCCAATAAACACAAAAACACCATTTTTATAGTAGATGAAGCTTCCATGATTTCTGATGCAGTAGGCGATTCTAAACTTTTTGAAAACGGCTCTCTGCTAGACGATTTAATGCAATATGTTTACTCCGGACATAAATGTAAGTTGTTACTTATTGGAGACACCGCCCAGTTACCACCTGTAAAGCTGGACTTGAGTCCCGCTTTAAATGAAAACACCCTGGCTTTAAATTATAATAAAGAGGTAACAGTAATGGAATTAGACGAGGTGATGCGTCAAGCCGAAAATTCGGGAATTTTAATAAATGCCACGACACTTCGAGAATCACTTTCTAATAATATTTATGATTATTTTAAATTCGATTTACATGGCTTTAAAGATATTGTACGACTGGTCGATGGCTACGAAATTATGGATGCTATAAACGATGCTTATAGTTCTTTGGGAAATGAGGAAACAGCTATTATAGTTAGAAGCAATAAACGCGCTAATTTATACAACCAGAATATAAGAAACAGAATCCTTTTTAATGAAAGCGAATTGTCATCTGGAGATTATCTCATGGTTGTGAAAAACAATTATTTCTGGGTGAAACCAACCAGTGAAGCAGGATTTATAGCTAATGGCGATATTATTGAGGTTTTAGAAATTTTTAGTATTAAAGAACTTTATGGATTTAAATTTGCTGAAGTTAAAATTCGAATGGTAGATTACCCAAAGATGCAACCTTTTGAAACCGTTTTACTTTTAGATACTATTGAAGCAGAAACACCTTCTTTATCTTATGAAGATTCAAACCGACTTTACCAAGAAGTTATGAAAGATTTTGAGAACGAATCCAGTAATTATAAGAAATTTCTAAAAGTTAAAAACAGCAATTTTTTTAATGCTTTACAAGTAAAATTCTCTTATGCCATAACCTGTCATAAATCGCAAGGTGGCCAATGGAGCACCGTATTTGTTGAACAGCCATACTTACCTAATGGTATAGACAAAGATTATTTACGTTGGTTATATACTGCTGTTACAAGAGCTAAAGAAAAGTTGTATCTTATAGGCTTTAAAAATGATAGTTTTGAAGAATAG
- the dnaX gene encoding DNA polymerase III subunit gamma/tau — MEHFVVSARKYRPQTFKDVVGQQAITNTLLNAIENNHLAQALLFTGPRGVGKTTCARILAKMINNGGTEAGEEDFAFNIFELDAASNNSVDDIRSLTDQVRIPPQIGKYKVYIIDEVHMLSQAAFNAFLKTLEEPPKHCIFILATTEKHKIIPTILSRCQIFDFKRITVKDAKEYLKYIAEEQNITADDDALHIIAQKADGAMRDALSIFDRVVSFSGKNLTRQAVTENLNVLDYETYFTSTDLILENNIPELLLQFNNTLSKGFDGHHYIAGLASHFRDLLVSKTPSTIELLEVGEETKKKYLEQSQKASQAFLLQGINLANDCDLKYKSSKNQRLLIELCLMQLASITFDGEKKNSRHYIIPATYFKKKGLTPVTVKKPDVLETKSAAASPEVKTVNTAQTNTKAEEVKENEVPKIVLNSESKRTSGLSLRSIKAKKEHLIKQMDVIVDEENLPKDAFTEEAFIETWNNYITILQEKGQFNLASILNIDTPKIKDTTAFVEYPTETNKLEVERNQFELLSYIRKTLNNYDISLTVTVNETLEKQYAYSTAEKFEKLKEKNPNIDLLRKAFDLDI; from the coding sequence ATGGAACATTTTGTAGTATCAGCACGAAAATATAGACCCCAAACATTTAAGGATGTTGTGGGACAACAGGCGATTACAAATACCTTATTAAATGCCATTGAAAACAATCATTTAGCTCAGGCGCTTTTATTTACAGGACCTCGAGGCGTTGGAAAAACAACCTGTGCTCGTATTCTAGCTAAAATGATAAATAATGGTGGTACCGAAGCTGGCGAGGAAGATTTTGCATTTAATATTTTTGAATTAGATGCAGCTTCTAACAACTCGGTAGACGATATTAGAAGTCTAACAGACCAAGTTCGTATTCCACCACAAATAGGAAAATACAAAGTTTATATCATCGACGAGGTACATATGCTTTCGCAAGCGGCCTTCAATGCCTTTCTTAAAACATTAGAAGAACCGCCAAAACATTGTATTTTTATTTTGGCAACTACAGAAAAGCACAAAATTATTCCTACCATATTATCGCGTTGTCAAATTTTTGACTTTAAACGTATTACCGTTAAAGATGCCAAGGAATATTTAAAATATATTGCCGAAGAACAAAATATAACTGCAGACGATGATGCCTTACATATTATAGCACAAAAAGCAGATGGCGCCATGCGTGATGCGCTATCTATTTTTGATCGTGTTGTTAGTTTTTCTGGTAAAAATTTAACGCGACAAGCAGTAACCGAAAACTTAAATGTTTTAGATTACGAAACTTATTTTACCAGCACCGATTTAATTTTAGAAAATAACATCCCCGAGTTATTATTACAATTTAATAATACACTATCTAAAGGTTTCGACGGTCACCACTATATTGCTGGTTTGGCATCGCATTTTAGAGACTTATTAGTTAGTAAAACACCATCAACTATCGAATTATTAGAAGTTGGTGAAGAAACTAAAAAGAAATACCTGGAACAATCTCAAAAAGCATCACAGGCTTTTTTATTGCAAGGCATAAACTTAGCTAACGATTGTGATTTAAAATATAAATCCAGTAAAAACCAGCGACTTCTTATTGAATTATGTTTAATGCAATTAGCCTCTATCACTTTTGATGGAGAAAAAAAAAATAGCAGACATTACATAATTCCTGCTACATATTTTAAAAAGAAAGGCCTTACTCCTGTTACTGTTAAAAAACCTGATGTTTTAGAAACAAAATCGGCTGCTGCAAGTCCTGAAGTTAAAACTGTAAATACAGCTCAAACTAACACAAAAGCAGAAGAAGTTAAAGAAAACGAAGTTCCTAAAATAGTTTTAAATAGCGAATCTAAAAGAACTTCGGGTTTATCATTACGAAGTATTAAGGCTAAAAAAGAACATCTTATAAAACAAATGGATGTTATTGTAGATGAAGAAAATCTACCTAAAGATGCCTTTACAGAAGAAGCTTTTATTGAAACATGGAACAATTATATAACCATTCTTCAAGAAAAAGGACAATTTAATTTAGCTTCAATTTTAAATATCGATACCCCAAAAATTAAAGATACTACGGCATTTGTAGAATATCCAACCGAGACCAACAAACTAGAAGTAGAACGCAATCAATTTGAATTGCTTTCATATATAAGAAAGACTTTAAATAACTACGATATTTCTTTAACAGTTACTGTAAATGAAACATTAGAAAAGCAATATGCCTACTCTACAGCAGAAAAATTTGAAAAATTAAAAGAAAAAAATCCTAATATTGATTTACTAAGAAAAGCTTTCGATTTAGATATTTAA